Genomic window (Drosophila ananassae strain 14024-0371.13 chromosome 3L, ASM1763931v2, whole genome shotgun sequence):
GGAATCCTcacttttgattttattttagagTTATCTGTCGAATGCTTTTGCGGGAATTTTACTATAATACTTGAAGCTCGAAAGTTATAGCTATAAAACAGACTTACCACAAAGTTTTAATCTATAATTTATTTAGGAAACTCTTTCAAAAATGTCCATTCTATTCCCTTTTGGAGACTTGCAAACTTTATGGGAACAGGATAAATCACAGCTTTTATCCATGCCATATCCTTTTGCCATAACAGTTGTCGAGTTTGAAAGCTTTTCGAACAAagctttataaaatttatggaTATATTCGATATTACTTGCTAGAATTTGTTTaccatttaatttattaatttaatgaGTCTTAATGGCTTCTTTATTTAGTCTCCAAAAGTCTAAAAACCGCACCACTGTGTGGTTTCAAAGTTTAAAAGCATCATACGATTTCAATAGTTCGTTTATAAATTTTACTccgccattttttatttttgttatcaTCATTGATTTAAGGATTTTCCCATTAATTTACGGttgttttataaaaataataaagaaattaatagTTGATAGGAATCAAAGCGTGGCatagaaatatttatatgcCAAAGTTTCGATTAGATTACGGATCAATAGTCAATATTTTGGTTTGGTTCGAATTCTTTAACGAGATGACGtagacaaaaaacaaaagattcGGCAAGCTTATTGATAAAGAAAAGCGGAACTGAATGAAGCCagggctgaaaaaaaaatattattatttttggaaagCTTTTTTGATTAATTCCAGAAAGCTTAAACtataaatactttaaaaataaacgaaaagtCCTGCAATCCAAACACTTTGTCAACCTTCTCTGTCCATCCAACCAATTCCATCCAAGTGGTTTCTTCTTGTCAGGATAACAGGATTCGTCCTGAAACCTGAAAGCTTAAGCAAGTTATTAAGCCGAAAAAACAAATGCGACTGCAACTCATTCAGAAATACTTTGTTAACAAGGATGTCGTTAATGAGACTGCGGTTGGAAGTTTCAAACAGTTCACTTTGGTCAACGAGTACTTCCAAACTTTCAtttggcttttaattttttttggcggATTTATTTAATGTTGCAAGTCCTATGGCTGCTTTGTTCAGTCATGgaagttaatttttttggaCGGAAAAACTGTCGTGCAATCGGCCATCATTTCCCTGCAGAAATTACCATTCAGAAAATAGCTAAAATGTGTCAAGTTTATCACAGaactttaaagttttaaagttttttttggcACTGTAAGGATACAAGACCAAGTAGGGTTTCTTCTAATCTATTTGCTAACTTATGTTCCAAACTCTATAAACTCAACTAAgggaattataatttttttatcaattttaatgATTTCTTCTAAAACTGAACATTTAAGCAGACCAGTGGGACCAGCCACGGATCTCGTTCCAGATGTGGGTTCCAGGGCACTCTGTGGCGCTGACTTGGCGATGACCGTAGAGGACGTATCCGGAGCTCAGCTGGCCACGGTTGACGGCATCCTGGAGGAGCTGCTTGGCGGCAGAGATCATGTTAGGCTCCAGGGTATCCCAGTTGTAGTTGCCCAGGAAGCTGATGCCAATGCTGTAGGGGTTCCACTCGGCGGCGTGGGCGCCCATGTTGTTCCAGCCACGACCCTCGTACACGTTGCCGTCGCCTCCGATCAGGAAGTTGTAGCCGATGTCGGGCCAGCCCAGGGAGTCCATGTGGTAGCTCTGGACGCTCTGGAGGACGGAGTTGCACTGGGCACGGGTCTCGCAGTAGGCACCGGCGGTGTGGTGGATGATGGCGTAGTTGAGGTAGTTGCCCAGGGCAACAGTCCACTTGGGGCCACGACCGCCCCACTCCGCCTTGGAGACGACGTAGACGCCCTGGGCCAGGTACTGGCTGCAGGCCAGGACGGCGAGAAGGAGAGCCACTTTGGAAACCATGTTAAGATTGTAGTTTGGATCACTGGATTGGTTTTCTTGGGCCGGGTCCGAGCTTATATAGTCAGGTGGGCCGGGATCGGTGGAGTGTTCGCCATCTTATCGGCGGTGAAGACTGATTTACAGCCCAAATCGAGGCACATACTCAGATTCGTATAAGGGGAAGCACCTCCAAGAAGCCTCGTCACAATCTGGTGATTTTGATTTATTCCATATACAGTCAGTTAGGTCCTTATCAGTCGGGATGGGTAGATAAGGCTACAGTTACAATTTTGCTATTCATTTCCGTTTACAGGAATGTTCTCTTCACAAAGTGCCCTTATATTATAAATACTTATAATAGCAATTATCAATACTTGtgaaaatatgaaaagcactgcacttttattttcatttttagatTAGTTAAAGTTAGTCGTACAATATCCGTCAGACTATTTATTTATATCACACAATTATTACACAAAACATTATTTGTGAGGCCCCAACATGGTCCGTCTAGGAGATTCTAATTACGAATTCGCACACCAGTTTGAACACTTCTTGGATAATGTAAGTATGAAAGTGTATATTCATGAAGACCGATTTAATAGTTATAGCCCCCAGGCCAGTTGTATTACCTCCATGAAGCTGCAGTACACAAATCGTTGTAATATGGCTCGAAGAGTCACTGATTGCAGGAGCTTCTGCAACTTTTTCAACTACTACGAGATAATGTATTGCACCTTCATCATCGAAAACGAAATGACCGAGTTTTGTGTGATGCTACTTTTTGCAATGATTTACTGCACATTTCTCTGTATTCTCTATTTGACAATTAATGTGTAGTGAGTATGATTATAATATAATCTTCTAAGTATATGCTAAAAGTTAAACCTATTTCAGTTATGCTCCAACTCTGAAAATAGTTGCTCTAAAATTACGAATGAATGAGTATATCGCAGGAGTGGTTCTTGTGGCCATTGCCAACTCAACTCCCGATCTATTGGTGAACTTTGCGTCGGTGAGAAGTGGAACACCAAGCATGAATAATGTCATGAGTAATATATTGACAATTGTCCTTTTGAGCGGTGGTACTGTTTGTTTCATTAGACCATTTACTATGAATGGTTCCCATATTGTTCGAGAtcttctgtttttgttgtttaccATAGAATTGTCTCGATATTTTATAATCACCTCAAAAGTAACCTCTTGGATTGAGGGTGCCAGTAAGTATATGGAATGTTTTAAACCTTAAAAACCTTTAAGCTAATAGTTCTTATTGTTTGTTTAGTACTGCTGATTATTTATCCCATCTATATTCTTATAAACATAATTGATTTAGTCCTTTTGCGATATTCTATTAGAAGTgagttttcaatattaaattttctgatttattttatttattttttaattctggAGTTTAGAGCTACGTTTAGAGATTTCTTTATTAAGCAAAGGCCTTAATCCTCTCAACCATCATTTGGACGAAGAACTGATGAAAAAGATTCGCTTATTGAACAAGCTTGAGGAAGAAGACGACATTAATATCCATGAATCCTTCAAGTCCCCTTATAGGACTGGCTTCTTTATTACTCCAAAGGCTCTGTATCATCGCAGGAAAGTCGATGTACACTCAAATAGAATCGCCCTTCATAATAAAGCCAATCCCAAGAATCTCTTTCTATTTGAGGAATTCTTTCAGTCCATAAATCCCATTGACAAGGAGAAATGGGCTGTAAATGGAAAATTTTGGCGCACAGTATATGTTATAAGGAGTCCCATAGTCTTCTTCCTTCATTTGACGATTCCCATTGTAAACTATGAGGCGATCAAGCATGGATGGTCAAAACTGCTTAATTGTTTGCAGATTGTCTTAAATCCTTTTGTAGTATGTATATTTATGGAAAGTAAGCGTTCGTTCTTTTCGCCTAAGCCCCAGACATAAAACTAAATCATTAACATTATATTTTCCCCTTATAGGCATGCTTTGGTCATCATACCCTTCATTCAATGTGGAAATAAGGTATACAGTTGCCGTTTCTACATTGATTATAACGATTCCATTGGCTTTGGCTACATTTATCCATACTCGGACGGATATCCCGCCGCCCTATCATGTCGTAAGttaaaggatctttaaaaattACTCCAAGAATTAAGGAATCTGTTTTTTTGCAGGTTTTCTCCATACTGACTTTGTTCAGCGTTTTGCTTACCTGCTGGATTTGTTCCTGGGAAATGGAAGTCCTCGTTTCGATCATCGGTGTTGTATTTAATTTATCGTCGAACTTCATGTCTGTGACCTTTTCAACCTTTTCCGCTGTGATAGCTGACATACTGGCATATGCTCATCTTGCTAAGCAGGGCTATGGAAAAATGGCATTTGGAGCTATCATGGGTGGGGGAGTATTCAGTATGtactttaattttaaactacATTTTCCTTCTTAAAAGATCATATTCCTCCTTAGCTGTTGTGGCCACAATAGGGCTTGAGATGGTGATCCGTACCACACTAAGCGGGAATGATAAATTGTCCCTGATGGGCGAGCATGgtgaaaatatgtatatatttattcaaataacaattttttgcACCTTGTGGTGGTGCATGACCTTTGACTTCAAAGCCCGTCGCTCTGCTGGCATCTTCATGCTTTGTCTATTTTCTCTATATATTGTGTACATGGTTTGCGTCGAATTTGGGATCATCCACGACTTTGCCGACGATGTATTCTTACCTGTGGAAGAAAAAATCTTGTCCGACTAATTGTAATATGTTTATACATTcctcaaataaaattaatagttTCCAAAGAAAAGATTCAActgatttttgttttgctcATTTATTTGAAAGTGGGAATGGAAAGATCGGATTTAAGCAGACCAGTGGGACCAGCCGCGGATCTCGTTCCAGATGTGGGTTCCAGGGCACTCGGTGGCGCTGACCTGGCGATGGCCGTAGAGGACGTATCCGGAGCTCAGCTGGCCACGGTTGACGGCATCCTGGAGAAGCTGCTTGGCGGCAGAGATCATGTTAGGCTCCAGGGTATCCCAGTTGTAGTTGCCCAGGAAGCTGATGCCAATGCTGTAGGGGTTCCACTCGGCGGCGTGGGCGCCCATGTTGTTCCAGCCACGACCCTCGTACACGTTGCCGTCGCCGCCGATCAGGAAGTTGTAGCCGATGTCGGGCCAGCCCAGGGAGTCCATGTGGTAGCTCTGGACGCTCTGGAGGACGGAGTTGCACTGGGCACGGGTCTCGCAGTAGGCACCGGCGGTGTGGTGGATGATGGCGTAGTTGAGGTAGTTGCCCAGGGCAACAGTCCACTTGGGGCCACGACCGCCCCACTCCGCCTTGGAGACGACGTAGACGCCCTGGGCCAGGTACTGGCTGCAGGCCAGGACGGCGAGAAGGAGAGCCACTTTGGAAACCATGTTGAAGTTGTAGTTTGGATCACTGGATTGGTCTGTTTGGGTCGGGTCCGAGCTTATATAGTCAGGTGGGCAGGGATCGGTGGAGTGTTCGCCATCTTATCGACGGCAGCGACTGATTTACAACTCAAGACGGAACACATTCTCTGATTTGTATTAGGGGAAGACCCTCGGGACGGACTTCGTCACAATATGTCGATTATAATTTATGAGATTAAAACGTTCTTTATCACTCCATTCACTCGCCCAGAGGTGTGTTTTAGTCCCTTTTGATTCCTACAGAAGTTTAGTTTAGatttttgaatattaaaacggaaaaaggaaacaaaaaaGTGGGCTTTACAAATCTTGTCAAAATTGAGAAGTTTTTCAAGCAATGAATGGCTTTTGATTATCTATTGATTATCTATATCATTCATCATGAATCCGGACACAAAGGAGCTAAAGGGTGGCGCTACAGAGCTCGATCTTGAGTTCAGCAACTATCTAGCCATTGTAAGACTCTTTTTAAGTCTTTGATCCTTTAAGGACCTCTTTTCTTAGATGGACTGTAGGGCGGTGATGAGGCTTCCCTACAAGTGGCGCTGTAGAATGGCCACCCAAGCCGAGGACTGCAAAAGGATCATCAACTTCTTCAACTACTTCAGGATGATGTACTGCACCATTGATATAGACGGCAAGTGGACAGAGATCGGGTTTATGTTCCTCTTCTTGATTTTGTGTGTGATAATTCTGTGGATCATGTCCTTCAATATTGATTCATTGTGAGCCTGAATTATATGAGGCATATATTTAATactcatttaaaaaaatttatagcTTTTCTCCTGCCCTAAAGATAGTGTCTCTGAAGCTCCACATGAATGAGTATTTGGCAGGAATTACGTTTCTGGCTTTTGGTAATTCATGTCCCGACATTTTTGCCAATCTTATGCCTGTAAGAGCTGAAGCTCCCATTTTTACAATAGCCGTTGGCAATGCCCTGGCCATTATCCTTATGAGTGGAGGAACAGTGTGTTTTTTGAAACCCTTTAAAATGAATGGTCACTGCGTTATAAGAGATctcctgtttttgttgctgggaGTAGAGATTGTTCGATATTTTATGGTTAAAGGTGGAGTTGTCACCAAATGGAATAGTATAGGTGATGaaaatctttttaaatattaacttttgtattattttactCTTTTTTCAGTCCTGGTGGCtgtttatgtcgtttatgtgGTAGTTAATGTGATCGATGTGCTTCTGATGCGGCGCCAGATTAAAAGTAAGCCTTATAGTAGAGTTTCTGTTTAATCGATTGTTCCATTGAATATTTTAGAACTTCGGCAGGAGCTTGAGGTAATGCAGATGGATTCTTCGTCTTTGAATAAggaatattttaagaaaatgaTCTTATTAAGATCCATGGAAGAAGACGATGACATTCGGATTCATGCCACCTCCGATCGTCTATCTCTTGGTCGTCGTATTTCCGATCTGACCAATACGGGATTCTTTGTCACTCCTAAGCCAGAAGATCGTCCGGAGCCAGTGGACTACGAGGCCAATCGTACTAACCTGCATAATCGCGAGAATCCCAAGAACTTGATGCTTTTTCGAGAGTTCTTGGACTCCTTGAATCCCATCGACCGGGAGGAATGGAAGTTGGGCGGGAAATGTCGACGTGCCTTCCTGGTCATCAGGAGCCCCATAGTCTTcgttttgcttttatttattccgCTGGTGGACTACGAGAAAGACAAGCATGGTTGGAGCAAGTTACTCAACTGTATTCAGATTGTTACGAATCCTTTTGTGGTCATTACTCTGGTTCACTGTAGGTATTAGCTATAGAATATGGTGTGAACTACATAAGGTTGTCCTTAGCCTCCATAATGAGTCAGTACACTGGCTGGTATATATCTCTGGATTATAGTATTTCCATGTGGTCTCCTGCTGTGACAGTCCCCCTGGCTGTCGTGGTTTTTATCCATGCCCGAACAGATGTTCCTCCGGTCTATCATTTGGTATAAAAAGTGGCATTATTTATAATCTTTATCAATACCTTTTTCTCCTTAGGTTTTTATCCTTCTAACCTTTTGTAGTTCCGTAGTAACTATATGGATTTCAGTGGCTGAACTGGAAGTCCTTATGGATATTGTGGCTATAGTCTTTAATCTGTCAGAGAACTTTATGTCTGTAACCATTGGAGCCATTTCAAATGCCACCCCAGATATTATAGCCAATTCCCATTTGGCCATGCAGGGTTATGGTCGAATGGCATTTGCTGCCATAATAGGAGGCCCTGTTTTTGGTAATCTAGTGTATAGTTTATAGTGTTTTACTTTTAAATCAATTCTCATAACTTAGCGGTGGTAATCAGCATCAGTGTggcctttttgtttaataatcGACTTCGCCAGGAGGATACTGCCGCTTGGGTATATGGAGAACACGGCGAGAATTGTTATATTTTCCTGGTGATAGCCATTATAACCACGTTGTGGTGGAGCATCACCTTTAATTTCCAGGGACGACGATCCGCCGGCGTCTATTTGTGGACTATATTCATCATATTCATTATCTATGCAGCCTGTGTAGAATGGGAGCTGGTTCATGATTTCTCAAAAGACGTATTTTTTAAgccgaaataaataaactgaaaactgaCATTATAATTCTCACCCGCAATCGAGCATCAGTCCTCAGTTGTTAGTATGCAATGCATTCTGAGGATGGACTAATTAAGTTAATGAAGTATCATAATTAAAACCTTGCCAAGGGAAATGCTTTCCGGGGCGTCGGCAAAAAGCAAATACTCTGTGGTCCATTGAAATGCAGCGAAGCAGACACTCCTGTTAGTTTGTCCTGGCTGCgtgagaaataaaataaaaagaggtCCTTTGCATAATGAAGGAAAAACTGATGGTAGCAGCGGCAAAGTCCTGGGCGTTAATTAGGGGCTAAAGTCAATCGAGGTTGGTGTCCTGTCAATGTCTGACAAAGGTTACTATAGGATTTGAACTTTAAGTTCAATGTAAATATGCTGACAGcttatattgactcaggaTATGAATTCTACTTGATTTTGGCCATTATGCCAGCTGTTGAAACATAACCATTGAATCTAAGTACAATTGCATAAACAAGCCGGGCCAAATAGAGAGAAAAAAGCGGAGCGGAAGCCAAGTTTTCAGTTGAAACTTCAAAGGCAAATGCCACGCAGAATTCCGACAGCAATAAAAGCACTCAGCTCCCTTAGACatcctggctggctggctggatggctggctggcggGGTGGCTGCATGGCTGAATGTCCTTTCGCCCAGGACCTCCTCTATCTGTGCACTTAATGTGACATGTTTTCGCAACAGCTTTGGCTTCTCCTTTCGCCACTCGAGCTTTTTCCAATCTAGCAGGACCCTCAACATCCATGAGATTTGATGCATTTTACTTGTTACCAAATTGTTTTGCATTTTCCTtcacgtttttttttaaatagaccTTCCTTCCCGAATTCAAAGCtcagaaaaaaatgaagaagagAAAACTCCTTTTCTTGTACACGACTCAATGTGAAAGTCATCAAATATTTAAGATTCAAGTGCCAAATCGCATTCAAATTGGCAATCATTTCTTATGCAAGAAGAGAAAATTGATTCGGATTCACATTCTGCTTCAAACTAGTGTGAGTTTCGAGGTACACCTAGCTCATACATTTAAACCTCTTATCATTTCTTTACACTAATTTCATAGGACAAGCCTCTGTTTTCGAATATTCTGTTGTTATCACTCAtgaatgaaattatttatactACAGGGCCACTCTTATCAGTTTGGGGTTTTATATATGGCGACTCATAAATTGCACAGTATCACAGAAACGTGtaaacaaaatgaaatgaTAAAACCAGAATATTATGCTGCTGATTTTTTGCTGATTTCGATTTGACAGGCATATTCTACATTTTGGAACATTGTTGAACTTAAAGGCATATGGGGCCCACAgcaatggctatatctttgccaaaaatgatccgattcttgagcggggTACCTTAAACGACTCGTGGttcgattctccacaaatctgcatcaaaatatagaaacgaaatattttttacattttttgttaaatttactGGGGGACCCATTGCcaaatatcgaaaaatgcatggggggCTTATGAGGCCCacggcgatggctatatctttgccaataatcatccgattcttgagcggggtaccttaaacgactggtggatcgattctccacaaatctgcatcaaaatctagaaacgaaatattttttacattttttgttaaatttactGGGGAACCCCCTGCcaaatatcgaaaaatgcatggggggCTTATGAGGCCCacggcgatggctatatctttgccaataatcatccgattcttgagcggagtaccttaaacgactggtggatcgattctccacaaatctgcatcaaaatctagaaacgaaatattttttacaattttttgttaaatttactGGGGGACCCCCTACcaaatatcgaaaaatgcatggggggCTTATGAGGCCCacggcgatggctatatctttgccaataatcatccgattcttgagcggggtaccttaaacgactcgtggatcgattctccacaaatctgcatcaatatatagaaacgaaatattttttacattttttgttaaatttactGGGGGACCCCCTGCcaaatatcgaaaaatgcatggggggCTTATGGAGCTCAGAGCGGTAGCAATTTCTTAGTCAATTGTTAACCGATTGGATCCTTTACCTAGCTGAATCAAGTGTTGAAAACAAAATGAGACTTAGTACACATTTTTGGAAGTTTAGTTATTTTCTTTGTTTCCCTGAAACTATTCATAAAAAGTTGTGCGCCAGGGCAGAAAACCCATCATTTTTCTTAATAAACGAAAAATATACCAAGAAATTGCCAAACATATTTCACATGGCTGCTTGGTTGCAACCTTGCAAGTGGCAAgctgcaagttgcaagttgcaagtagCAAGTTGCTGCTTGCAGTTTTCAGTTTACAGCTAGCTATTTCCGCCATAAAACTTTTTGCTGCAGTTGTCAGTTGggtaaatggaaaatattccGGACAGGTCAGGGAATGTGGGGCAGAAACATACGTATTTATGGCGTGGGCCATGGTACATTAAATAACTGCAGAAGGAACTCGGAACTCGGAACGCGGCATTGCGTGGTGATTTATGTCTGGAGACCGTCTACCGTGCAACTGGCCACTGCTAATGCAACTTTGCCACAAAATTGCCGCTTAGCATTATAACTCAATTAGCTTGAGAGGGGGGGATTGCGTATGCGGCCGGTTGGCCCAACGGAAGTCAGGTGCTCCGGAGCAGTAACAGTTACATTTACAGGTGTACGAGTAAATTATGCAAGCCCTAATTAACGTCAGGTGGCAAGGGAGCATGGCTTTCTCTGGCAGCTCCCTATCCGCACTGGCTTGCATATCATTTCGGTGATTCTGCGAGCAAGGACTATGGCTTGGGTTGGGTAATGAATCGGCTGTCAGGCTGCAGTCCTGCCCCCGTAGTCGTGTCTGTGGCTTGCTGGCAATTAGTGTCAGCTCACATTTGACTCAGAGCAACGGCGTGAAAATCATCAGATTATAGGCAGTAAGAGGTGTGTATTTCAGTTGTTTTCTTGGGACTTGgatttaaactaaaaactgTATAGGCTTTGAAAAAAAGGTTTTGTTTCCTAGtcgggatttttttttatcatttgaAAACTGTGCAGAAAAGTAACACAAACAGTTTGATTCAGCTTACACATTTTAAAATTGACGCAATATATATAATGTAAGTGAGTGCCCAGCAGAActagcttcttgttgattcGCACACAGTCGCCGGCGATTCGGAAGGACGTCAGATACAAAATGGTCAGCCAGCTGCCCGCACAATCGGCACACCTGGTGAAGCTCGCCCCATCGAGTCCTGTGGCAGTTGCCGTTGTCGGTAACCTCCAAAGATCCCGCTCCAGTGACAATCGACAGCCACTTATCTCAATACTGCTCACCAGCGACCTGGGCAGCTACGTACGGAGTTTCTTTTCTCTCATCGCGACCAAGGTAGAGTCGTACTTACGGCCGGTCACTGAGCCCATCTACAAGGAAGTCCCTCTATCTCCGGAATCCCAAAGAAGACTCCGGCAAGTGGGTCGAAAGACTTTGGTCCTAGACCTGGACGAGACCCTGGTGCACTCCTGCTACAGTGATCCCGAAACCAATGAGCTGGTGGGCTGCAGCCTTGTGCCACAAACTGCCAAACCGGATTATGAGCTGTCGGTTACACTCGAGGGTCTCGATCCAATTGCTTTCCAGGTGTGGGGTCAAGGGTCATGAatcctattattttttaaattatatattactTTTTCAGGTTTACAAGCGACCACATGTAGATGTGTTTTTAAAATTCGCGTCGAAATGGTATGACCTGGTAATATTCACCGCCAGTCTAGAGGTCTATGCAGCCCAGGTAGTGGATCGCTTGGACAATGGACGTGGCATGATTCAGAAGCGCTACTACCGACAGCACTGCTCCTCCACCACCTCGATGATTAGTAAGGATCTTACAGTGGTTAATCCAGACATGAGCGGCACCTTCATCATCGATAACTCGCCGAATGCCTATCGCGACTTTCCGGACAATGCCATTCCCATCAAGACATTCATTTACGATCCGGATGACACGGAGCTCCTCAATCTGCTGCCCTTCCTCGATGCCTTGCGGTTCACCAAGGATGTGAGATCGGTACTCAGCAGGCGAGTTACAAGTCGCTAGTCATCTGCCCTGTGAAACTTTCCCATGTGATAAtcaaaagccaaaaaccaTGTAATAGCCCTTTAAAATATTGCAGTCAGTATATTAAATGCCAATAATATGAGTGATATATTTTAAAGCTATCTCTGATGCtgttcttgtttattttaataagttcTTTTCCTGTGACCTTAAATTTATGTGAGAAAGTTTCCAAATTCCATTAGAAATCTAGACATTAAACATAATTAAAGtgcatttatattttaatttacccCCAAAACCCCTTATGCTGCATTGTGCCAAAGCAGCCAAAAGCAACATATGGGCTTAGCCCGGCGCAGATGCCATTTATTGTTCATACGCCACGTGAGCCGAGTGTTTTTTGTTAGTGTGTTCAacgggtgtgtgtgtgtgtgagatgCCGGTAGTTTGTGGAATGCCGTTTGCATCCAAAAGGTACATGAGAGCGTAATGATGTTGCGGCTTTTTGACTTTACACGACCACAGTGAATGCCACAACGTTGAGCCACCTGATGCCTTTTAGCCGGCTGCTGCAAGCCAAAACCTAAAAGTTGGCAAACTTTAAATTGAATTCTTAATTATTGCGCACACGAGGCTGCAATTTTAATGCACACACATTTTGGCCAGACTGGAAAATGTTTAGATAATAATTCAGTTTTCCTGCAAATTGTCAAATGTACACCCGGCTGGCTGTGCCGAGGAACGACTCATgatagtttaatttttttcagatttcTCCCCTTTTTTTCGGCATCAAATAGAGATTCATGCTGGCCCAGAGTCTGATTTATGAGGGAATGTGGCTCAACAAATTTTGATTTGTAGCTCCATAAAATGTTGCAGCTAGAAGAGACAACGGCCAACAAAATTCCATGAAACAGTAGCCATGCCAGACATGGTTATTGAAATCCAACAGATAACATGACAGAGGCGCGGGCCTGCAACTGCCACAGTGGCAGACTGgtactggcactggcactccCAATGCTGCTGCCACTACTGCCAGTGGCAGTCAACGGTGCGTA
Coding sequences:
- the LOC6495418 gene encoding mitochondrial sodium/calcium exchanger protein isoform X2; translated protein: MNPDTKELKGGATELDLEFSNYLAIMDCRAVMRLPYKWRCRMATQAEDCKRIINFFNYFRMMYCTIDIDGKWTEIGFMFLFLILCVIILWIMSFNIDSFFSPALKIVSLKLHMNEYLAGITFLAFAVGNALAIILMSGGTVCFLKPFKMNGHCVIRDLLFLLLGVEIVRYFMVKGGVVTKWNSIVLVAVYVVYVVVNVIDVLLMRRQIKKLRQELEVMQMDSSSLNKEYFKKMILLRSMEEDDDIRIHATSDRLSLGRRISDLTNTGFFVTPKPEDRPEPVDYEANRTNLHNRENPKNLMLFREFLDSLNPIDREEWKLGGKCRRAFLVIRSPIVFVLLLFIPLVDYEKDKHGWSKLLNCIQIVTNPFVVITLVHSSIMSQYTGWYISLDYSISMWSPAVTVPLAVVVFIHARTDVPPVYHLVFILLTFCSSVVTIWISVAELEVLMDIVAIVFNLSENFMSVTIGAISNATPDIIANSHLAMQGYGRMAFAAIIGGPVFAVVISISVAFLFNNRLRQEDTAAWVYGEHGENCYIFLVIAIITTLWWSITFNFQGRRSAGVYLWTIFIIFIIYAACVEWELVHDFSKDVFFKPK
- the LOC6495419 gene encoding CTD nuclear envelope phosphatase 1A, yielding MVSQLPAQSAHLVKLAPSSPVAVAVVGNLQRSRSSDNRQPLISILLTSDLGSYVRSFFSLIATKVESYLRPVTEPIYKEVPLSPESQRRLRQVGRKTLVLDLDETLVHSCYSDPETNELVGCSLVPQTAKPDYELSVTLEGLDPIAFQVYKRPHVDVFLKFASKWYDLVIFTASLEVYAAQVVDRLDNGRGMIQKRYYRQHCSSTTSMISKDLTVVNPDMSGTFIIDNSPNAYRDFPDNAIPIKTFIYDPDDTELLNLLPFLDALRFTKDVRSVLSRRVTSR
- the LOC6495418 gene encoding mitochondrial sodium/calcium exchanger protein isoform X3; the encoded protein is MRLPYKWRCRMATQAEDCKRIINFFNYFRMMYCTIDIDGKWTEIGFMFLFLILCVIILWIMSFNIDSFFSPALKIVSLKLHMNEYLAGITFLAFGNSCPDIFANLMPVRAEAPIFTIAVGNALAIILMSGGTVCFLKPFKMNGHCVIRDLLFLLLGVEIVRYFMVKGGVVTKWNSIVLVAVYVVYVVVNVIDVLLMRRQIKKLRQELEVMQMDSSSLNKEYFKKMILLRSMEEDDDIRIHATSDRLSLGRRISDLTNTGFFVTPKPEDRPEPVDYEANRTNLHNRENPKNLMLFREFLDSLNPIDREEWKLGGKCRRAFLVIRSPIVFVLLLFIPLVDYEKDKHGWSKLLNCIQIVTNPFVVITLVHSSIMSQYTGWYISLDYSISMWSPAVTVPLAVVVFIHARTDVPPVYHLVFILLTFCSSVVTIWISVAELEVLMDIVAIVFNLSENFMSVTIGAISNATPDIIANSHLAMQGYGRMAFAAIIGGPVFAVVISISVAFLFNNRLRQEDTAAWVYGEHGENCYIFLVIAIITTLWWSITFNFQGRRSAGVYLWTIFIIFIIYAACVEWELVHDFSKDVFFKPK
- the LOC6495418 gene encoding mitochondrial sodium/calcium exchanger protein isoform X1: MNPDTKELKGGATELDLEFSNYLAIMDCRAVMRLPYKWRCRMATQAEDCKRIINFFNYFRMMYCTIDIDGKWTEIGFMFLFLILCVIILWIMSFNIDSFFSPALKIVSLKLHMNEYLAGITFLAFGNSCPDIFANLMPVRAEAPIFTIAVGNALAIILMSGGTVCFLKPFKMNGHCVIRDLLFLLLGVEIVRYFMVKGGVVTKWNSIVLVAVYVVYVVVNVIDVLLMRRQIKKLRQELEVMQMDSSSLNKEYFKKMILLRSMEEDDDIRIHATSDRLSLGRRISDLTNTGFFVTPKPEDRPEPVDYEANRTNLHNRENPKNLMLFREFLDSLNPIDREEWKLGGKCRRAFLVIRSPIVFVLLLFIPLVDYEKDKHGWSKLLNCIQIVTNPFVVITLVHSSIMSQYTGWYISLDYSISMWSPAVTVPLAVVVFIHARTDVPPVYHLVFILLTFCSSVVTIWISVAELEVLMDIVAIVFNLSENFMSVTIGAISNATPDIIANSHLAMQGYGRMAFAAIIGGPVFAVVISISVAFLFNNRLRQEDTAAWVYGEHGENCYIFLVIAIITTLWWSITFNFQGRRSAGVYLWTIFIIFIIYAACVEWELVHDFSKDVFFKPK